In the Dolichospermum flos-aquae CCAP 1403/13F genome, TTGGCTTTGCCCGTCGCTTTGCTACCTACAAACGCGCTACTTTATGGATGCGTGATTTGGAACGAATTAAGCGGATTTTACTCGCTAACAAACACCGCAAAGTGCAGTTTGTGATTGCGGGGAAAGCCCACCCCAAAGATATCCCTGGTAAGGAATTAATTCGGGATATTAACCACTTTATCCGCGAACACCATTTAGAAAAACAAGTGGTGTTTGTACCTAACTACGATATTCACATCGCCCGCTTAATGGTAGCAGGTTGTGATATCTGGTTAAATACTCCCCGTCGTCCTAGAGAAGCTTCTGGAACAAGTGGCATGAAAGCTGCTATGAATGGTTTACCAAATCTCAGTGTTCTTGATGGTTGGTGGGATGAAGCGGACTATGTTCGCACAGGTTGGGCAATAGGACATGGTGAAAACTATGATGATCCTAATTACCAAGATGAAATAGAAGCTAACGCCCTCTATGAGTTGTTAGAAAAGGAAGTTATTCCCCTATTCTATGATCATCGTGATGGTGATGGTTTGCCTCGTCCTTGGGTAGCAAAAATGAAAGATGCGATTCGGTTGAATTGTCCTTTCTTTAATACAGCCCGGATGGTGCGAGAATATGCAATGAGAGCTTATTTCCCGGCGAGCGATCGCTATCATACCCTCACCGTTGATAATTATGCTCCCGCTAAGGAATTAGCGGCTTGGAGAGCAAAATTAGGTGAACACTGGTTTAGCATCAAAATCAAGGATATTGACGTATCCGCAGCATCAGATATTGAAGTTAATCAAACTGTAGCCGTCAAAGCTAAGGTTAATTTAGCAACTTTGAGCAATGATGATGTCCAAGTAGAACTATATCAAGGTTCTATTGATGCCAATGGTGATATTGTCAATGCTGTACCTGTGGTAATGGATTACCAAGGACAAGATCCAGAAAATTCAAGTGTTTATACCGCAAATATCACTTACACCACTTCTGGTTTGCAAGGTTTATCTTTGCGTGTCTTACCTCGAAATCAATACCTTTCTAGTCCTTATGAACCCAGGTTAATCGCTTGGGCTGAATAAGCAAATAATGTAGAGACGTTATATGAAACGTCTCTACAACAATTGTTAAATTCGGGTAATATTTACAGCGATTTTCAGATCAATGAACTACAGTTTTTGTTTCGCGCAGAGGCGCAAAGTAGGAAAGGCGCAAAGGAAGAAAGTAATCAGAGTGTGGTTTAAATCGCCGAAAACTGCTGTAATCAAAAATCTCTACTTTTTAACAGCTTTAAGTAACCGATTCAAAATCAATTTACCATTAGGTTGAGTTACTTGAACACGAATAAAATTCGGATCACTTGGTTTCCAGGTAACTTGGTATTTCATGCCATTATTATTCCAAGTATAAACTTGACGTTGTTTAGTACCGGAAGCAACAGCACCAGATAAGTTAATGTTATTATTACTCTTGAGATTTTCGCCATTATAGTAATAAACATTATTGTCAAAAGATAAAGTCACTTTCCACTCTTTATCACTAAATTCACCGGCTGGATAATTAAACTTTTGTACAGCCATTGCTTGACTAGGAATAGCCATATCAATAATTGCAGGGGTAGAAATTCCCAAAATTGCCGATAAAATGATAGCTTTGTAGTTCATAATTCTCTTCTTTGTAAACCTAATATGATCTGGTTGTGTGTTTAGTCGTGAGCGAAATTATTGACGTTATGCAGTAGTTTCTTCTTTCTGGGAACTTCTGGAATTAAACAACTTAGGGAAGAACAAGCCAGAATTTTCTTTGTATTCCGCAAACTCAGGATATCGAGATAAAGATTGATCTTTTTTCCGCATATTGGGAACAAATATCATGGCTATAAATAACCCCTGAATCACGAAAGGTAGCCAATGTTGAGTTAATAGAGAAAAAGCCAAATAAATCAACACTTCTCCTAAATAATTAGGATTACGACATTTAGCAAAAAAACCTTCTGTAATTAATCCAGTTTTGTACTTGAGTGTATAGTATTTTTGAGCATCACTAGCAAAATGTAAAAACACTCCCGCAATATTCAAAGAAATAGCAACAGCGACTAATGGTAAAGGAGGAACAGTACCACTACTAATGAGAATGAATGGTGCTACCCAGTACAAACAAAGGAGAACAAAGGTAAGAATTCCTTGAGAAGCAGGAATTTCTTGCTCCCATTGCTTATCTGGAAATATGCTATCTTTTATTAGCCAAAGAAAACCATAAGTACCATGCAGGGAAAGATAAACCCAAGCTCCAATAGTAAAATTATGGTATACAAACATTAGTCCTAAAACGAGAACGAATGTTAGACCTTTGTGAAAATTAATAGGATACTTGATTTTCATGTCCTGATTTTTCTTTAAAGGGCTGAAAGCTGGGGAAAGAAATAGAGAGATAGTCCAGTTTTATCTACCTCTCTGACATCATTATTTCTTCGCAATTATCCATACTGCGTGAACAATACCCAAAATATAAAAACCAAAGATAGTCAAAAGTAAATTAATCCAAAAATCTTTACCAAAACCTACCTGCAAAAATACTCCTAAAGGTGGGAGAAAAATTGCGGCTATAATTCTGACTACATCCATATCCATGTTATTCTCCTGTTGATGTTCTATATTTCTAGAGTTAACATCACCTAATCTGGTGACGATTCCTGAAAAGATACGGGAAACCGCACTTCTCAACCACCGCTGATTTTAGCTTTGTAACCCAATTTTACCAAAATCTCTAAAATCTTCTGTTTGTGGTCTCCCTGAACCTCAATTTCATTATCTTTCACCGTTCCACCTGTACCACATTGGGCTTTTAACTGTTTTAATAAAGTAGCTAAAGTTTCCGGTGTAGTTTGAAAACCAGTAATCACCGTGACAGTTTTCCCCTTTCTTCCCGCGCGAGTAGCTTGGATTCGCACATTTTGCTGATTGGGGGGTAAGTCTTGGATTCCCCGTTCTACAGCGCGTTCCAGTGCGGGTGAACTACCGTTACCAAATTCTTGGTAGATAACCTTTTTATCAGATTTGGGATTAGCCATAATATTTAATGCAGGAAAAATAGACTTTTATTGTAAACAATTTTAGCCTAAGCGGGGGTAATTGGATATATAATTGCTACATGATAGAGTATAAAAAGGTAAGAGAAAATGAACCACGAAGGAGCGAAGAACACGAAGGAAGAGGAAGAAGGAAGGATGAGGAGGTTGGGTGATGATGTGGAGAGGTTGGCTTATGCTGTGATTGGGGCGGGTATTGAGGTGCATAGGATGTTGGGTGCGGGGTTTTTGGAGAGGGTGTATCAAGAGGCTTTGGGTTTGGAGTTTCGTTTGCGGGGAATACCTCATAAACCTAAACATTTAGTAGCAGTAAAATACAAAGGTTATCCCATTGGTGAGGGGGAATTGGATTTTTTGGTTGGTGATTCCCTAGTTGTTGAATTGAAAGCGGTGGAAAAGTTAGCCCCTATTCATGAAGCGCAAGTTATTTCTTATTTAAAAATGACTAATTGTCCTCTTGGTCTTCTCATCAATTTTAACGTCCCCGTCCTCAAAGAAGGCATTAAACGCATCATTCTTTCTTCTTAACTCTTCTTCTTTGTCTTCCTTCGTGTTCTTCGTGTCTTCGTGGTTAGTTAATTCTTCCTCACCCTTCACATTGCCAAAAGCATAATCCAATAAATAATTATAGTTATACGTTGCTGAATAATTAGAGAAATTAGGTGAGGAGTTGTTAGATTTTTATGATATTTCTGATTTAGAAGATTAGTTAAGGGATAAATAAGTGATTAGGTAATAGAGGATAAGACTGAATAAACCACGAAGACACGAAGAACACGAAGGAAGAGAAAAGAAGAATGAGGAAGTTGAGTGATAAGATGAAAAGGCAAGAATTTAGTTTTAGTGCAAGGTAGAAAGAGGGGAAATGAATTATCAGCACATTCTTTCACATACAGAAGTTAAATATGGGCGTTTAACCATTTCTAAGATACGTCTTGATCCCACAGCACTTGCATGGTTTGAAAAACACTCAGGTAAATATATTTCTCTCTACAAATCAGATGGTTCACTTGCTAGACGAAATGTTCTTATTAGTGCTTCTAAGGGTAATTCTTGGAGAATTGCTTGTGGTAGTGTTGATATAATTCAAAAACTACACCCCGGTGATAAAATTCTGATCAGAGAACGTGATGATGCAAACATAGAAATAGTAGTAATTGATGATGATTTTATTGAAAATAAAAAGGTTATTGAAGAAATATCTCCTCTAAATATATCTGTTAAACAGCAGGTATTGTTTAACGATAATATAAATACTTGTTCAGACTTTGCATATACAATAGATCAATATGCTGAAGAAATTTGTTTTGAAGAAACAGCGGTAAAACTTTGGATACGCGCAATTAATCGCAAAAAACAAGCCATATTCTACGGTTCACCCGGAACAGGTAAAACTTTCATCGCTGAAAAACTCGCAAAACACCTAATCAGCGAAGGTGACGGTTTCTATAAATTAGTCCAATTTCATCCAGCATATTCCTATGAAGACTTTATTCAAGGTATCCGACCTCAAAGTGAAGATGGTAAATTAACATATCCAGTTGTTCCAGGAAGATTTTTAGAATTTTGTCAAAAAGCTGAGTCATTTCAAGATATTTGTGTTCTGATAATAGATGAAATCA is a window encoding:
- a CDS encoding McrB family protein, translated to MNYQHILSHTEVKYGRLTISKIRLDPTALAWFEKHSGKYISLYKSDGSLARRNVLISASKGNSWRIACGSVDIIQKLHPGDKILIRERDDANIEIVVIDDDFIENKKVIEEISPLNISVKQQVLFNDNINTCSDFAYTIDQYAEEICFEETAVKLWIRAINRKKQAIFYGSPGTGKTFIAEKLAKHLISEGDGFYKLVQFHPAYSYEDFIQGIRPQSEDGKLTYPVVPGRFLEFCQKAESFQDICVLIIDEINRANLAQVFGELMYLLEYRNQEIPLAGGNRFRIPENVRIIGTMNTADRSIAQIDHALRRRFAFIELRPNYDVLIKYHLNTNFAVMDLINILKQLNQAINDKNYEIGISFFLTPNLREDIEDIWKMEIEPYLEEYFFNNLEKVDEFRWEKIQKQITI
- a CDS encoding GxxExxY protein, whose protein sequence is MNHEGAKNTKEEEEGRMRRLGDDVERLAYAVIGAGIEVHRMLGAGFLERVYQEALGLEFRLRGIPHKPKHLVAVKYKGYPIGEGELDFLVGDSLVVELKAVEKLAPIHEAQVISYLKMTNCPLGLLINFNVPVLKEGIKRIILSS
- a CDS encoding YqaE/Pmp3 family membrane protein produces the protein MDVVRIIAAIFLPPLGVFLQVGFGKDFWINLLLTIFGFYILGIVHAVWIIAKK
- a CDS encoding methyltransferase family protein, which produces MKIKYPINFHKGLTFVLVLGLMFVYHNFTIGAWVYLSLHGTYGFLWLIKDSIFPDKQWEQEIPASQGILTFVLLCLYWVAPFILISSGTVPPLPLVAVAISLNIAGVFLHFASDAQKYYTLKYKTGLITEGFFAKCRNPNYLGEVLIYLAFSLLTQHWLPFVIQGLFIAMIFVPNMRKKDQSLSRYPEFAEYKENSGLFFPKLFNSRSSQKEETTA
- a CDS encoding translation initiation factor, whose product is MANPKSDKKVIYQEFGNGSSPALERAVERGIQDLPPNQQNVRIQATRAGRKGKTVTVITGFQTTPETLATLLKQLKAQCGTGGTVKDNEIEVQGDHKQKILEILVKLGYKAKISGG